One region of Centropristis striata isolate RG_2023a ecotype Rhode Island chromosome 3, C.striata_1.0, whole genome shotgun sequence genomic DNA includes:
- the tnfrsf18 gene encoding tumor necrosis factor receptor superfamily member 18 codes for MIPLSLPLAVTCLLTIWNIEYAAGCGDRQMEVDGKCCNMCPPGTYMKELCTKYKQTVCVSCEDQYFSDKYNLFDRCEECRSCQQEYTEKCTHTTNGNCSCRSGFLCSNNACSKCEENKCVNGEKLKRTDSASFELTEYSYQCEPLCPDNAYYIVKGGICKLHRDGGASSHWVLGIGFVLLSLSFFVFLSYVCIKKQWKQKTYNHPKEVLAVSTPTTTTTITPTTTTDFHLSKEESGLELVIQDESKNNNSLGFLRLEESVTPTQSLCSL; via the exons ATGATTCCTCTCAGTCTTCCCCTGGCTGTGACTTGTCTGCTCACTATCTGGAATATAGAATATGCTGCAGGCTGTGGTGATCGACAGATGGAGGTAGATGGGAAATGCTGTAACATGTGCCCCCcag GAACATACATGAAGGAGTTGTGCACAAAGTACAAACAGACCGTCTGTGTCTCCTGTGAGGATCAATACTTCTCCGACAAATACAACCTGTTTGACAGATGTGAGGAATGCCGGTCATGCCAACAAG AATACACTGAGAAATGTACGCACACCACAAATGGAAACTGTTCGTGCCGCTCTGGTTTCCTGTGCTCCAACAATGCATGCTCAAAGTGTGAGGAAAACAAATGCGTCAACGGGGAGAAACTGAAGAGGACAG ACAGTGCCAGTTTTGAGTTGACAGAGTATTCATACCAGTGTGAGCCTTTGTGCCCTGATAACGCCTACTACATTGTGAAAGGGGGTATCTGCA AGCTGCACAGAGACGGTGGAGCATCCAGTCACTGGGTCCTCGGAATCGGCTTTGttttgctttctctctctttctttgtgtttctgtcttaTGTCTGCATAAAGAAGCAATGGAAGCAGAAAACAT ATAATCATCCTAAAGAAGTCTTGGCTGTCtccacccccaccaccaccaccaccatcacccccaccaccaccaccgacTTCCACCTGTCGAAGGAGGAGAGCGGCCTGGAGCTCGTCATTCAGGATGAATCAAAGAACAACAATAGTCTTGGTTTCCTGCGTCTGGAAGAATCTGTCACACCAACACAATCACTCTGTTCACTATAA
- the arl8ba gene encoding ADP-ribosylation factor-like protein 8B-A codes for MLALINRLLDWFKSLFWKEEMELTLVGLQYSGKTTFVNVIASGHFSEDMIPTVGFNMRKVTKGNVTIKIWDIGGQPRFRSMWERYCRGVNSIVYMVDAADREKVEASRNELHNLLDKPQLQGIPVLVLGNKRDLPSALDEKQLIEKMNLAAIQDREICCYSISCKEKDNIDITLQWLIQHSKSRRS; via the exons ATGCTGGCACTAATAAACCGGCTCCTGGACTGGTTCAAGTCCCTGTTCTGGAAGGAGGAGATGGAGCTGACGCTGGTCGGGCTCCAGTACTCGGGAAAAACTACATTTGTAAACGTGATCGCT tCGGGACATTTCAGTGAAGATATGATCCCTACAGTCGGCTTCAACATGAGGAAGGTCACCAAAGGAAACGTCACCATCAAG ATCTGGGATATAGGAGGGCAGCCAAGGTTCAGGAGCATGTGGGAGCGGTATTGTCGGGGAGTTAACTCAATTGT GTACATGGTTGACGCAGCAGATCGAGAAAAGGTGGAGGCTTCTAGAAACGAGCTTCATAATTTATTAGACAAACCTCAGTTGCAAGGAATTCCT gttttggtACTCGGTAACAAAAGGGATCTTCCCAGTGCTCTAGATGAAAAGCAGCTCATTGAGAAAAT GAATCTGGCAGCTATTCAGGACAGAGAAATCTGCTGCTACTCCATTTCCTGCAAAGAGAAGGACAACATTG ACATCACACTTCAGTGGCTCATCCAGCACTCAAAATCCAGAAGAAGCTGA
- the edem1 gene encoding ER degradation-enhancing alpha-mannosidase-like protein 1, whose protein sequence is MQWRSIVVGLVVLRVSLSCVLWLAFGLGPNVSWGFNFPLSFSLHKLDLLFRDEKGAEQRGNSWSQRIHGRRHEETATTCANVGEESPKRSYLSFFDGNKDEYVRRYSSFPDTLKAKMKDMAKEMFYFGYDNYMKYAFPEDELNPIDCEGRGPDVLNPSNININDVLGNYSLTLIDTLDTLLVLGNVTEFQKAVKLVIDTVSFDKDSTVQVFEANIRILGSLISSHILLTDPKHPFGKVGIDGYDNELLHLAHDLAVRLLPAFENTSTGIPYPRVNLKTGVPPDSINETCTAGAGSLLVEFGILSRLIGDSTFEWVARRAVRALWNLRSNETGLLGNVVNIQTGQWVGKQSGLGAGMDSFYEYLLKSYLLFGEKEDHKMFQAAYESIQNHMRRGRESCNEGEGDPPLYVNVNMFSGEIMNTWIDSLQAFFPGLQVLNGDVDNAICLHAFYYAIWKRFGALPERYNWQLQAPDVLFYPLRPELVESTYLLYQATKNPFYLHVGMDILQSLEKNAKVRCGYATLHHVVDKSKEDRMESFFLSETCKYLYLLFDEDNPLHKSDNKYIFTTEGHVVPIDKRFREKQWNDLFPCEEGWLAERQTPNNRPPPSNISNCNRIPEERRYTLPLKSVYMRQIDHMVGLF, encoded by the exons ATGCAATGGAGGTCAATAGTAGTTGGTCTGGTCGTACTGAGAGTCTCACTCAGCTGCGTGCTGTGGCTAGCTTTCGGACTCGGACCTAACGTTAGCTGGGGGTTCAACTTCCCACTTAGTTTCAGTTTGCACAAATTAGACTTGTTATTCAGGGACGAGAAAGGGGCCGAGCAGAGGGGCAACTCGTGGTCCCAGCGCATCCACGGCCGCAGACATGAGGAGACGGCGACCACCTGTGCAAACGTTGGAGAGGAGTCCCCCAAGAGATCCTACCTGAGCTTCTTCGATGGGAACAAGGACGAGTACGTCCGCAGATACAGCTCCTTCCCAGATACACTCAAAGCAAAAATGAAGGACATGGccaaagaaatgttttatttcggGTATGACAATTACATGAAATATGCCTTTCCCGAGGACGAGCTGAATCCCATTGACTGTGAAGGGAGGGGACCAGACGTGCTAAACCC GTCAAACATCAACATAAACGACGTCTTGGGGAACTACTCCCTTACACTGATTGACACTTTAGACACCCTACTG GTGCTCGGCAATGTGACAGAGTTCCAGAAAGCTGTCAAGCTGGTTATAGATACTGTATCTTTTGACAAGGACTCCACTGTGCAAGTATTTGAGGCAAACATCAG GATCCTGGGAAGCCTTATCTCATCTCACATCTTGCTGACGGACCCCAAACATCCATTCGGCAAGGTCGGCATTGACGGTTACGATAATGAGCTGCTTCACTTGGCTCATGACTTGGCTGTCCGCTTACTGCCGGCCTTTGAGAACACCAGCACAGGCATTCCTTACCCCAGG GTGAACCTGAAGACCGGAGTTCCTCCTGATAGCATCAATGAGACGTGCACTGCAGGAGCCGGGTCCCTGCTGGTGGAATTTGGGATTTTGAGCCGATTGATTGGAGATTCCACGTTTGAGTGGGTGGCCAGGCGAGCCGTCAGAGCTCTGTGGAACCTGAGGAGCAACGAAACTGGTCTGTTAG gGAATGTAGTTAATATCCAAACAGGCCAGTGGGTTGGCAAGCAGAGTGGTCTGGGAGCCGGTATGGACTCCTTCTATGAGTATTTGCTCAAATCATACCTGCTTTTTGGTGAAAAAGAGGACCACAAGATGTTCCAAGCTGCTTATGAGAGCATTCAGAACCACATGAGGAGAGG GAGAGAGTCATGTAATGAAGGAGAGGGTGACCCGCCTCTTTATGTTAATGTGAACATGTTCAGTGGTGAAATAATGAACACCTGGATTGACTCCCTTCAGGCCTTTTTTCCTGGGCTGCAG GTGCTGAACGGTGATGTAGATAATGCAATTTGCCTGCACGCCTTCTACTATGCCATCTGGAAACGCTTTGGGGCTTTGCCAGAGAGATACAACTGGCAGCTGCAGGCTCCAGATGTGCTCTTCTACCCTTTAAGACCAGAACTGGTGGAGTCCACCTACCTGCTGTACCAG GCGACCAAAAATCCTTTCTATTTGCATGTTGGAATGGATATTCTTCAGAGCCTTGAGAAAAACGCCAAAGTCAG ATGTGGGTATGCCACTCTCCACCACGTGGTGGACAAATCCAAAGAGGACCGCATGGAGAGCTTCTTCCTCAGTGAGACATGCAAATACCTTTACCTG CTGTTTGACGAGGACAACCCGCTTCACAAATCCGACAACAAGTACATCTTCACCACAGAGGGCCACGTGGTGCCTATAGACAAGCGCTTCAGGGAGAAACAGTGGAATGACTTGTTTCCTTGTGAAGAGGGCTGGCTGGCCGAACGACAAACGCCAAACAACCGGCCGCCGCCGAGCAACATCAGCAAC TGCAACAGGATCCCAGAGGAGCGGCGATACACTCTGCCCCTGAAGAGCGTCTACATGAGGCAGATCGATCACATGGTGGGACTTTtctga